The Hypomesus transpacificus isolate Combined female chromosome 6, fHypTra1, whole genome shotgun sequence genomic interval TACCAATGGACTCCAGCTCTACTGTTTAGTTTCTAATGTCGTTGAAGGCAGCAACAATACCATACACAGGGAGAATAGCTCCTGAAAATCATGAAAGTGAGTGTGCTTTAGTGAATCAAGTGATATGATCCCAGCTTCACTTCACAACACTACTTCTCTTGTGGCAGTGCCATCAGTGTTTGGGCAAAAGATGAAGGTTAACCATCAACAGGTCTGAGAGCTTGTTAGGAAACCCAAAATAACATGATCCTAACTAGTCGGCTGGCAGGAATGAATAGGCACTCCTACTACACATAGTGCCATTGTTAACTGTATGAGGAACCCAAAATGGTGATGCCCTTATACTTACAGGTCCATCTGCAACTGGAAAATCATGCACCAGGCTGTTACTATACATAAACGCAGTGTGGTTACATGTATTTTTCCAAATACTTTCCCATAATTAATTGACACATTTAATGAACTCTAAAAAGTACAGGAATAGCATAGTCAGCAACCTCAAGAATTTATGTCACCCACCCAAATGGTATGCAGGACAAGTAACATTGAACCAAGATACAATTGAACTTACAATTCATCCAGTAGAGTGTGAACATACATAGACACCGtattcttaaatgtatttttttccaaCACTCTCACTGTACCACTGTGCAATACACATAACCATGCAGGTGGGAGATGACTGACTCGTCCGACAGAACAGTCACATTCGTTACACCCAACCTTACACAAGGCCACTTCTTGATCCTACACAGATCAGCCATTGAAAGAGGGACAGCTATCCCTGGATAACCTCCAGAATGCTTGGGACTCTAACCACAAACCCTGCAAGGTCTGTCCCCTCTAATGCTGCGTCCAGTCATTTTCCCGTCCTCGGTAAGGTGTTGTTTTACAGATTGTTCTTTTTGTATGATGCATCTCAATGATCACATCAGTAATATTGGAGGCGTGCAATAGTGACTCTCGGTGTGGCTCATGTCTGTGATGTCTGTGAACTCGTGCGTCCAGTATCAGTAAATGTCTGTCAGGTGTGTGCGTCAGTATGTCTGGATCTCATCTTTCATCGTAGCTCAGGCAGCGGCCTCGGTTTCATGAAACAACCGAGGGCCTCCGCCTCAGTATCATCTCATCCCCATTCTGGGTGCTGTCATCTGCTTCATGTAGAAGCCGGAGGGGGACTGAAAGTGTTTTCCCCTCTCCAGgctcctctctctggttctccgtCTGGGTGCTGTCATCTGCTTCATAAAATCACACATGGGGGAGAGAAGCATGGTAGCAACAGCAGcccctctcttgctttctccacGTGACTCACCTTTTGATGTCTTCAACACCTCTGGGTGGGTGCTCTTTGGGACCTCCTTCTCGGCGGCCCTGGATTGGAGTGCTGGATGGCGGTCTCCTGGTTCTGGCTCAAATCAGTCCGCTGGACTGGAACCTGCTCTCAGATCAGCCACTGCAAACGGGTCTCCACCCCCTTTGGTGTACTCCCGGAGGAGTACCCCAGTGGGGATGAGACAAATGGCAAGTTGGAGCAGGCACCATGTGGAGGtgcacctgctcctccaccggCCCCTGGTTCTCCGTTGGGACCCTCCACCGTGTTGCTATGCTTCATGGCCCAGGAAAGCCTCTTTTTCTTATTTTGCTACTGTAGCAATGGCTTTCTTACTGCCACTCAACCTGTCAAATTTATAGATCAAAACCTCCTGTGAGCCGCCTATCACAAAGGCTGGTGACTAGCTTGTCTTCTCAATCCGTTGTGGCTTTGAGTCTGCCAGACCTCTTCCTGTCAAAGCTTACTCCAGTTTCCAAGAGCCTTTTGATAATGCATGAGACAAGACAGTACTCACTAACACACCAAAATATTCAAACTTATCAATACCGCATGCCCTTTTTAGTTTTGTGGCAATTcatattaaatgtattttattgtctGACAACTTATTAAAGAGATGAATACAGATTGACCAATACACAGTTCCTCATTCCTTCAGATGTGTTGGTTATAAACGTGCTCATGAAGTCATATCCTTTTCGGCTAAAATATTCAGTTGACCTCTAAATAAACCCACAAATCATCAAATCCACACTGATCACTCATCTGAAGAGAGCATAGTTGAGAGTTGACTGTGAAGAGAAGAACCATGGTTAAAGTTAATCGTGCTGTTTTGGGATTATTTGTGACCATTGGGTTCCACATAGCAGGTAAAACAATAGACAGATTAGCCTACTATTTAGTTTACTTTAGAATACATCTCTGTAATCTGGATTTGTACTAGTTGTTGAATTATAAAGGTAATGAATGTATGTGCAAACCGATGAAGACAAAGTCAAATGTGCGACAGCTATTCACATAGAAATGTTTCTAATACTCTAAGCATAATCTAGGTAGTAGTACTGTACATTCACTATATATTTGGGGTATCAGGATATGTGTACAcatcatttgtttttgtataatattacaTTAAACATAAAAGGTttgattattatattatttatcaTCATTTTGACTAATTTACTAAATGTGATACAGTAGCTCTCACCATTCATGAAAAAGCATTTCTCTCCAGAAGGAGACTTTCCCACTCTTCACCACAAAGTAGGAGAAAACATCAGTCTGCCGTGTGACTATGTGGTTTACCAAGACTGCTCCTCTACTACATGGAACTTCAACAGCATTGAACTGGTTGGTCATGGAGTAATTAAAAAAGACTCAGGCAGAACAGAGAGACTGAGTCTGGGGTCTGACTGTTCTCTGATGGTTCTTAGTGTCAAAACTGAGGATGTTGGACACTACTTCTGTCGACAATATCTCACAGAGGGAGGGGATCAATCCAGGGAAGATGTAGTGGTATATCTGTCTGTTGAAACCAGTAAGTATGTCCGTTTCAACTAAGTGGGCTTATAGTGGAAACAACATGATGAAACCTAACATGGATTTTGAACCCTAACATCTCTTCTCAGTCACAGTGTCCTTGACTCCACCAGTAGGCTGTGACTTGAAATACAGCGCTGACAGCATCCCATGAATGTCTGACCTGAACGTAATTAATAATGTCAGTTCTGATCTCAGTAATATTATGCATGTACTATCCAAGTGAATATCAGGACAGATTTTAAATAATCATGAATTATACATTTGTAGACAGCTCTTTATTCTGAGGTATTCAGAGATCCATAAGGTACAGCATCAAATAGTTTAATTCCAACCCCTATAATATACCACCAACCTGTAACTATGTTCTGGTCcaggaggggcaggggaaggAGGGCCGGAGGAGGCAAAAGGGGGCCGGGCGGGGGGCCAGGGGCCAAGTGTGGGGGCCACGCACGGGGACCGGGCTGGCTGCGATCATGCACTCCAGGGAAGGGTGGGAAGGAGCGCCGCACAGGGAGCAGGGCGGACCGGGCAGCGAAAACCCGACAATAGAGCTCCAGTAGGTAGGTGGCCTCGTTGAACTGCTGGAGCTGCCCCGCAGCCTCGGGGGCAAACCAGAAGTGATAGGTGTAGAACCCGGAGCCCGGTAAAGGAGGAGCAGATGACGTCCCGGAACAGGGAGAACGCGCAAGCAAACTCGGATGCCGTGAGCCATTGCTGGGAGGGTTCAGGGTGGCAGAGCAGGAAGgggctagcctgacgttgtcatacacATTAttttctagtcagaatatgagtctgagaactctccgttgggctgtgagtatggggcgtgtttcaaccaaactcgtaaaacaaatgcctcttcacaaaattggatagacctacaactaatcagagcaacgtaatatgttgtttgttgaaaacgaattcaacccaagcgctcgttggtgacgtggttgattacgttactgttgatcatctgtccatcatcgtataaagcccgccctgacaatttgatcggtccgaacagctcctgttcggatatagtttttccccatccgaggttccccagacccaacttcccgaccccaATTTttgctggcagccaggctaggacgGGGCCACAGGACCCGACGATGGTGCGGGGAGCAGAGAcctgggacaggaggaggaggtcggCCAGGTCCacgtaatttacatttacattttacatttatgcatttagcagacgcttttatccaaagcgacttccaagagaaagcttaaCAAAAGAGCATAGATCATAAAAAAGAGGTAATTACCCTGGAGGGTGGCTgcccggagggagggagacaagggggaaggcctggaggcagagggggcTGCGGGGCGGGCAGGGGGAGGCGGTGTGACCAGCCTGAaggtggaggcgggggcaggCAGGGTCCCAACGGGAAGACAGGAGCTGGGGCGGGCAGGGTGTCTGGAGCGGAGCCACCTGAAAGGGGGGAGGCACAGTGCAAGGTCAGAGGGGCGCAGGCTGGAGGAGCCAGGAGGCAGACCAGAGCAAGCAGGGGCAGGACCAGGCGcagggcagaggggcagaggagagCCCATGGAGAAGATGAACGCCGTGAACAGAGCAGGAAGGTCAGCGAGGGCAAGTTAAAATGACTGGTCATAATAACACATAAAACATAATAAAATCAGAAAACTTCTCTTCAATCTTCTTGCACAGTAAGCAATATTATTGAACCGATTTCAGCTACTCCTTTGTTAAATCAGTGACTTACAATGTTCAGATTGTAAGTATGTGATCCTGGTTTGTAACATCATACAGGTCTCACAACACCCCTCTCTACCACTTCAACACCTCCATTTACTGTGGGTGGAGCCATTGGTGCAGTCCTGCTCTGCTTCCTGGCTGTCATCATCATAGTTCACAAGAAGAGAGCCAGTAAGTTACCCTCATTGTTGTTCATAAAATGTATGGAAAGTATAATTTTGGGAAGCCACATACATATTTATTTTAAGATGGTATTGATTCCTAATGATTGCTGTTTCAGAGAAAGGGAAAGCAAAACAAAGACACTTGTGAGCATCAATATCTTAGTTGATCACATTCAACATACATGAACAGTGAACTGAAATTCTGTTtacttttttcaaatatttgCATAGGCTCTGACTACAGAAAGTGTTAGTAACGCCACAGGGAACCAGCAAACCCATCCTACTAATGAGGACAAGGTGAGAAAGAGATACCAGTTATTTAATGTTATTAACTCTGAACATTTATCAGTGTGTTTAACACATATTTAATTGATCCGAGTCAAAACATTGAATCAATCATTCAGTCACTTAGAAACACCCTGTTTGTGCTGAATTCTTCTGGTAAAATTACACCCCTAGGATGGACGCGAAGATGGCCCCACCTATGCCACCATCAACGACGACAGCCAAAACTAGGCTGCTCCAAAACCAGATGTGAGTAAAGATAAAGTATTACAGTATTGAAACTGCGTAAACATCTATTGGGTTGTTGAGTTGTGTTGTGTTCACAGACTAAGAATCTCTCCTTATCTAGAAGAAACTAGAGAGCCATCGAGCGACACTGGTGACCACAGAGTTCTTTCAAACGTCAATAAACCTcagggaaagaaaaaaattgaaaaaatcTTTGCAGTCATGCCATATCTTGTCAGTTTTCATGCTATGTAACTATTTATGAAaaccatttatttatttagttgttTCAAAAATTATGCATTGTTTCTACATTGAtatagtttatttatttttcctatTAATTCAATTTCTAATACACCTGTAAATTCCTCTAAAGAGAAGTACTGCTGAGTAGTGGTCTTCTGTTCATGTGCACATTCAGATAAGTTTGAGCGGCTCTTGTTTTCCCAATTTGCTTCTGCTATTCTGTTTTTCCATCGATTGAAGCTATGATACAAACAAAAGTATGTTActataatttgttttatttcttgTTACTAACTTTTATGCAAGCATCTAACTGGCTGCCCTCTGGAGTTAACTGAAAATGCACCTCTGTCCTGTTATAGACAAATGTCTCATTTGTATTCCAAATAAATGGTCTTCCATTTCGTTTTTTAATCATTAATGAAGTTGATAATTTCTGTGTCCAATCTCCAGTGATGTCCATTGAAAATGGTTACATTAAACTCTCAACTATAACCTCCTTAATCTCCATGTGATAGACCACCTAGAACAGGCCGAGAACTGCTTATTCACAGCTTCACAACACAGTAACGTGTTCAAGACTGGAAAACTTTCCCTGTGTATATTGTATTTTGACTCTGGTAAGAGAGTGTAGACAGATAATATTATGCAGAGTACATGCAGTATGACCTGACTTTGCATAATTTCAAAAACCATACTTGACCTACCAGGTCAAGCATCTTCACATGCAATAATCCTCTATATGGAGAAAAACagttgtgtgttgtttttttgcgCAGGATAAAGAATTATATACTGTGGTGTGACATGCTTCTGTCACGGGGACCACATTCAGTACCCTATTAAGCCAACTAGCTGCAGGTGTGCAGCAGGGAAGCACCCAGCTGCCCGCAATTAACCGGGGGATTTGGAGGGTTTTTAAACTCAGATCGTCAGTCAAGGAGCACggggactggaaggagaactGGAACTGGGagcggagagaggactgggagcggagagaggactggggaagcggagagaggactggggaagcggagagaggactggggaagcggagagaggactggggaagcggagagaggactgggagcggagagaggactggggaagcggagagaggactggggaagcggagagaggactggggaagcggagagaggactgggagCGGAGAGCGGACTGGGGAAGCAAGGGACTGCAACACAGCGCGCAGAGAGACTGACTTTCGCCAGAGCTGAGTACCGTGAATTCTATTCAGTCAGATTGTGGAACGTGCTGCCTGGACTGCTCATCCTATTCATACACCTGAGTTTTAGCCACGGTTGTGTTGCGCTGGTTcacgtgagtttgttgtgtgGTGTGCCCATGTTCCACTGTTTTGCAGATTCTGCCGTTCATGCACTAGTTAGCCCCTCGGGCTACATGTGGCCGCGTGGGCGATAGGATCACGTTCAGTGTGCGCAAATAATCAGTCTGACTATTCAAGCATTCTCcggataaccccccccccctgctggaggaggccagtatCGGCGGCCACCAGTTGAACCAGGCTACCTTACCTCCTGCCAGAGCCTCTTGAGGCGATCAACGTCAaggacttcttttttttttattacaaataAACCTAATACATTTCATACCTCGATTCTCCGAGTTTTGGCATCTTTGGAGGGGGGAAATACGGTTTGCTCCTCAGAGTAGAGAGTAGACTAAGTGGAGGCACCAACGCCCCCACCTGtgacacttcctgtttcagtgGCACTTAGTATGCATTGAAATAAGTCATCGTCTTTCTTCAACACATCCGCCCATCTCTTCCACCATCGTTGTGAGAAAGATAAGACAAAAACGCAAATAAAGAGGAAGcaattatttttaaataataaacCTGCTGGCATTTCAGTTGAGGCCATGGCTAAAACTTTGCTCACAAGGGTTGGTTGGTAAGTTAGATGATCCAAAGACCCTCATTTAAATCCCGGAAAATACAAAGAATAGAGGAAGTGATGAAACCATAGACCCTTCTGAAATCATCCTACAACTTCAAAAGATTGTTGTTTTTACGTTTTATTGAACCTACCAGTAATGTGTGCTTTATAGAGTGTGGCTGGCTGAGCCTCTGCTTGTCCTTTAGAGAACTGAGATGCAGTTCATCATTAAAACAAGAGATGAAGCCACATAATTTTCTCACCATCTGCAACAATGTGTGTGAATGAACTGTGAGTCACATTAAACTGTCATATTGTTAGCAGGTAAAATCTAAGCATGAAAACTGTCAGACATAAAGTAGTTGTCATTCCCTCCCAGTAGAATCAGTTGATCACCCACCAGAATGGTAAGCTTTTCTACACCTGTTTCGGATCTTATGATGTGCTTTTATAGAAGCAGgactggtagcagagccaagcctgatgcGGTGGTTGCAGGCTGGTAACAGAGCTGAGCCTGGGGTCCTGAGGGGACGAGAGTGATTACTGGGATGCACGGGAATGAATGATGTGAAGGGCGCATGCATAGTTACCAGGCATTGAATGGGTGTGGCGGAGAGTCCTAGTGGGTCACATCCGAGCAGCAGCTCAAGCAGATCCCCAAAAGGAACAGACTCACCTAGCGGGCTGCAGCGAGGCTGATGCTAGCATGAGTGTGGTGAAGGTCAGGGAGGTTGGTCCTGACGTAAGAGTGGTATGCCTGGGAGGACCAGCGACCCAGGAGCTGGATCGTGTGGTCGGCAACGCCTTGGCTGGAAGCCGAGGATAGCCGCACCGATACTGAAAGAATGTGCTGAGTAAAAGGAGGGGTCAATACCTGATTTGGCGAGGATGAGGCACAGATGGTGGAACCAGAAACGGGAGGCACCGTGTCCTGATTCCGTGGAGAATAGTGAGCTGGAAGAGAGGCCATGACTTCCTGACTTGGAGAGAACCAGGTTATACAGAAAATCATAGGGGAAGGGGAAGTTGGGAACAACGGGCCCGCTTTGATTGGTTTTGCTGCGTTTCAGGGTGAAGATGAGCATGTCTGGGGAGTGTAGCGTGATGTCGGAGATGCATGTGTGAGCAGAGGGGTCAAAGGTAAAGGAGGTGGAAGTGAATTCTGAGCACCTTAGGAAGCCGAAGGCCAGGAGGAACATGGCTACCAGGGTGGAATCAGTGGAAGGGCAGGAGTAGCCAATTGTGTGGATATAGGCGGCTAGCAGGTTGGCAGTGAGAGGGAACCGTGCGGAAGGAGAGCGGGGATCTAGGTGCTTAGGCCTGTCACAAGGAGGTCTGACTGTGGGGGGAAACAGGCAGCGACTTACAAGAGAGGTTGGTGCCACTGAGGTACATGTGGGCGTAGGAAATTAAGCTGGTGATGGAAAGGAGGTCGAATGAGGGGAAGGTAAAGGTGGTGAGTAGTGTGGAAGGACTTAAAGCACTTCCAGGCTGTTCAAGTAGGTTGGGAGTGTATGGGGGGACAGACCTTGGAGGATGGCATCTTGGGTGTTGAGGTGAAGGTTGTGGAGGAGTGCTGTCATTGGAAGGTGGTACCGGAAAACGGAGGATTGGGGAGGGGGTCAGCCTCTGGTGCCAAGAGTCTGAATttctggagggagagacgggagagGGAATTAGTTTTAGCGAGGCGGGGCTAGTAGCAAGCCGAGCCCGATTGAGTgtaggaggctggtagcagagccaagcctgatacggttggtggaggctggtagcagagccaagcctgatacggttggtggaggctggtagcagagccaagcctgatacggttggtggaggctggtagcagagccaagcctgatacggttggtggaggctggtagcagagccaagtcTGATAcggttggtggaggctggtagcagagccaagtcTGATAcggttggtggaggctggtagcagagccaagtcTGATGCAATATGAGGGCCTTGCGCCAGTGGAGATGATGGGGGGCCGATAGTAGGGAAGTCGTCCAGGAGATGAACGAGGGGGGGATTCTGCGTAAGCGAACTCGGCTGCCGTGAGCTCCCGTCGCCGGGCGGGTTCAGGGTGTCGGAGCAGGACGGGGCCACAGGACCCGACGATGGTGCGGAGAGCAGAGACCTGAAACGGGAGAAGGTTGGCCAGGTCCACGTAATCACCCTGGAGgatggctggagggagggggacacggGGGAAGccctggaggcagagggggcCGCGGGGCGGGCAGGGGGAGGTGCCGTGACCATCGTGAAGGCGGAGGCGGGCAGGGTCCTGATGGGAAGGGCAGGAGCCGGGGCGGGCAGGATGTCCGGAGCGGAGCCACCTGCAGGAGGGAAGGCACAGGGCAAGGTCAGAGGGGCGCAGGccggaggaggcaggaggcagacCAGAGCAAGAGGGGCAGGACCAGGCGcagggcagaggggcagaggagaggccaTGGAGGTGATGAACACTGCTAACAGAGCAGGAAGGTCGGCGAGGGCAAGTTAAAATGATAGTAATTATAATAACACATAAACAGTGTTGTCAGACTACTTTTGTTAGGTAACGAGTAACTTAACGCGttacttatttaattgaatgaatctgttactagttcctttgttcaaacaagtaacgcgttacttaatTTAGTCTTTTGGTCGAGAGCACTCAgcatagctaaaagtctaggaaagttgaggctacttgtcaaagaaaattctagctggactgtgtagatttgaatatggtcaaagatggcggtttcaatacaatttatttagactatacaattacatatgattaaacaaagctttgctgatcagtcattaacgaaggaggtgccatccacacagatcgttcgtaagagtgatagagaactatcTCACATGCACttccttatataaactttagatcaaagtgcattctataaggtcaatcaatgttgcaaactctgtgattggctaactcaacttagtgacagtttgaaacaatacatagtGTCCCAAAGttatttgatgtcacagctctctccagagcagtagataataatgCCACAGGAGTTGATCAGttaaatggtcaactgtcctttgtgtgaccatcttcaaacaatacttttaattaacacaaacaatgataaaaaacacagtccttctctagccaaagttcagagcaactgccttATTAACCCCTTAcactaaccagaggacagaaggccatataagatgcttcacccatcccccagggcaagctgcccagagagccatcagcacctcacattcctttgaactcaacttaattatctatccttcctgtctcttaccaataaacatagaagcttatagatttcatacacatacatctatgcatatgaccaacatttctacaacatacttttcgctaggtaccaacgaaaacgtcttaatctgctCGAcaggtgggttccccttcgttcttttggtccGCAGTCTCACGAGCCTaatttacccggcgtcatggagccgaccatgcagctaaatagttattaaagacttgcatgtacaggcctacgtaatgtcacattaaataatgtattgaactcaggcttgtgtgatgtgttgctgtATCGTTCAGTGGTTTCAGTTTAGTattatattacagtaagtaaaatagTCGTGTTCAGTACATAAGTGAACACCATATATCtagctatagaccaattatttgtttgtaaacaatggggatgcgcgcgcactgtggctgcagaaaaccgggaaaggatagcattttaaatggcaaaaggaccacgcagataatacaaatagttagatttaaaaagaccaaaagcgttgaggaggacatgcccacaggagagaaagcgattacccaatgatctgtcgcatcagaattttgatttgggtcacgaaagtcttgaaatttgagtgagaatgtcgcccggtacagaccgcatagtcgagcggcaaccatgtcttcacgtcatgtcacaaagttcataattttacacttttacagtcaattctacatttaaaaagtcgagcagggcagctttcaagagatatgggaattctgcttttatagtcagctggtccgattatttttctgatttgtttaaactggcaatctgagtgagactacatcccagttagcctacactgttttgacgttagcctcagtcagactcgctcactggtagtgtgcacaatgttgtatttcactccattctacaccagaaacgtcagggaggactgcctaatgtcgatacgagtctggtgaagatagccacactctcggatttctttaacctgtctgtttcattcgtcatttgcctgagaaagcgacctccgttagccaggctagttttgcccgatcacttggacaggctatttaagggtatcggggtcaagtgacttttgtgcatagacaagtgaacgtaaatgtatttgtccaaaggccaagagcctcaaaaagttaatatcaagccctgcaatccagtggccagagatatatgatgacctgaacgacactccaagagtaatagaacggggagaagttcgtcttttggaacccacatgcgcagttgagcctgcttgacagttgtgtgacgtagggtgataattggtcaaTAGCTTAGCttcgttttgctcctagattcaaacCTAGCTCTTGTAGAGCTACctaact includes:
- the LOC124469093 gene encoding proline-rich protein 36-like, with product MDLSGLNTCKVAPLRTSCPPRLLPFPSGPCPPPPSRWSRHLPLPAPRPPLPPGLPPCPPPSSHPPGNSDSWHQRLTPSPILRFPVPPSNDSTPPQPSPQHPRCHPPRPPCDRPKHLDPRSPSARFPLTANLLAAYIHTIGYSCPSTDSTLVAMFLLAFGFLRCSEFTSTSFTFDPSAHTCISDITLHSPDMLIFTLKRSKTNQSGPVVPNFPFPYDFLYNLVLSKSGSHGLSSSSLFSTESGHGASRFWFHHLCLILAKSGGSAPDTLPAPAPVFPLGPCLPPPPPSGWSHRLPLPAPQPPLPPGLPPCLPPSGQPPSRVSAPRTIVGSCGPVLAWLPAKIGVGKLGLGNLGWGKTLAPSCSATLNPPSNGSRHPSLLARSPCSGTSSAPPLPGSGFYTYHFWFAPEAAGQLQQFNEATYLLELYCRVFAARSALLPVRRSFPPFPGVHDRSQPGPRAWPPHLAPGPPPGPLLPPPALLPLPLLDQNIVTDDSTQTENQREEPGEGKTLSVPLRLLHEADDSTQNGDEMILRRRPSVVS